Within the bacterium genome, the region TGAACGAACTTGGTCACGAGAAACGCGATTGTACCGCAAACCGGGAAAGTCAGGACCCATGCGGTAATAATCTCCCCGGAAACACCCCAGCGCACAGCGGAAAAGCGGCGGACGGCGCCAACTCCCATGATGGAAGTGTTGATCGTATGCGTCGTACTGACTGGAATGCCCAGCCGGGTAGCAATTTCAATGGTGGTTGCAGCGCCAAGTTCGGCAGAAAAACCCTGCGGGGTGTCCAGGTGCGTCATACGCATTCCCATCGTTTTCATAATTTTCCATCCGCCGGTCATCGTGCCGATAGCCATAGTTATCGCGCATATAAGAACAACCCAAAGTGGGATCACGAATTCCGAAAAAACGCCCGCGAGAACGAGAGCAAGGGTAAAGACTCCCATAAATTTTTGTCCATCATTTGTTCCATGGCTGAAAGCCATGAATGCGCAAGAAAAAACCTGTAAATAACGGAATAGGCCTCTCACCCTGGAGTGATTCACCTTTCTAAAGATGCGATAAATAACCATCATGATGAGGAATCCGCCACCAAAACCAATAAATGTGGAAAACACAAGGCCGATCAATACTTTTTTCCAGCCAACCCAAAGTAAAGCATCGGGACCGGCGGCAGCCAAACCTGCTCCCGCCAGGCCGGCAACCAATGCGTGACTTTCGCTGGTTGGCAAACCCCAGTAAGCCGCCACGCTGCTCCAGATGATAATTCCGAGCATCGCGCTGGCTACCGTTGTTAGGTTAATGACATCAGGATTGACGATTCCCGTTCCAATCGTTTTTGCTACAGCAGTTCCCGATAGTAACACTCCAGCCAGATTGAAAATCGTCGCCATCACAAGGGCTATGATCGGGGGAAGAGCTCGCGTTGAAACCACCGTTGCCATGGAATTAGGCGCATCGGTCCAGCCGTTTACAAATTCAGCGCCCAGGATGAGAAGCAAAACAAGGATAAGGCCCCACTCCATTCGTTATCCGTGCTTAACAACTATTCCTTCTATAATATTAGCAATGTCTTCGCATTTATCGATCGCCGATTCGGTGGCATCATAAATTTCTTTCCACTTTATGACTTCCATCGGATCCTGATTATTGTGAAACAGAGCCCCTATTGCCCTCTCAGAGGTGCGATCCCCCCTGTTTTCGAGGCGGTTTATTTCGATACAATAATCCAGGATTCTGCGTGGACGGTTCAATTCGCGGATACTGGTCAGAGCCTTGGAAACATTGTGAA harbors:
- a CDS encoding inorganic phosphate transporter, whose amino-acid sequence is MEWGLILVLLLILGAEFVNGWTDAPNSMATVVSTRALPPIIALVMATIFNLAGVLLSGTAVAKTIGTGIVNPDVINLTTVASAMLGIIIWSSVAAYWGLPTSESHALVAGLAGAGLAAAGPDALLWVGWKKVLIGLVFSTFIGFGGGFLIMMVIYRIFRKVNHSRVRGLFRYLQVFSCAFMAFSHGTNDGQKFMGVFTLALVLAGVFSEFVIPLWVVLICAITMAIGTMTGGWKIMKTMGMRMTHLDTPQGFSAELGAATTIEIATRLGIPVSTTHTINTSIMGVGAVRRFSAVRWGVSGEIITAWVLTFPVCGTIAFLVTKFVQLIKLAF